One segment of Metallosphaera cuprina Ar-4 DNA contains the following:
- a CDS encoding oligosaccharide flippase family protein produces MNPIINYLKSLSVTAVNIFVAFVFFIFTAKITEPAFFGEIAIIQLLEAMTSFYAILNKNVIIREVSYMYAHNNIERRFLSTVLITPFLVSPFFLILLIFPNYVKLAIPYLILYLFFTFASSVLMGLNKFTENSIINIIFLIIRWGVSLIAIIYHDIYLFILIWTLGGLLASLSSFLIVYNHVKGLPLVFDHIIFKKVFKEGFPFYLSNISNFLSSQGDRVTTAYLLGSAYLGIYQFSALLSGVPSTVISSANHVLLTSSSYYRAKGKDEVKMSKMAFKTTAIMSLIVSILSLPIAYYLVSTLFPDYKSGLPVITILLLAITLSTPMNILSQLIIAFKRNLRPFIFLSIITGLTVVITSFILIPRLGILGGAISQLLSSMISSSFILWYSLYTQVFTLGKKELVVLSIIPLVFIYEVFLDPLPYPLLFDSVLLLFLILTFKKIKLFENDEKEIMFSFLNNKLSFIKVLIKLML; encoded by the coding sequence ATGAATCCAATAATTAATTATCTTAAGAGTCTTAGCGTAACTGCTGTAAATATTTTCGTGGCTTTTGTTTTCTTCATATTTACTGCAAAGATAACTGAACCGGCATTCTTTGGTGAAATTGCAATTATTCAACTTCTCGAAGCGATGACCTCATTTTATGCAATCCTTAATAAAAACGTTATAATAAGAGAAGTATCTTACATGTACGCACATAATAACATAGAAAGAAGATTTCTTAGCACGGTCTTAATAACTCCGTTCTTGGTTTCACCGTTTTTCCTAATCCTTTTGATCTTCCCAAATTACGTAAAGCTAGCGATACCCTACTTAATACTTTACTTGTTTTTCACGTTTGCGTCCTCAGTATTAATGGGTTTAAATAAATTTACTGAAAATTCAATAATTAACATAATTTTCCTCATAATAAGATGGGGAGTTTCACTTATTGCAATTATTTACCACGATATCTATTTGTTTATCCTAATTTGGACATTAGGTGGGCTTTTAGCTAGCTTATCGTCCTTTCTAATTGTTTACAATCACGTTAAAGGACTGCCCTTAGTTTTTGATCATATCATTTTCAAAAAAGTCTTTAAGGAAGGCTTCCCGTTTTACTTATCGAACATCTCTAACTTTCTGAGTTCTCAGGGGGATAGGGTAACTACCGCCTATCTATTAGGCTCTGCTTATCTAGGAATTTACCAATTTTCAGCTCTTCTATCCGGAGTACCTAGTACAGTAATTAGTAGTGCAAATCATGTTCTATTAACGTCTTCCTCATACTATAGGGCAAAAGGGAAGGACGAAGTGAAAATGAGCAAAATGGCGTTTAAGACCACTGCGATAATGTCGCTTATAGTTTCAATCTTATCTCTACCGATTGCCTATTATCTGGTTTCAACCCTATTTCCAGACTATAAGAGCGGTTTGCCAGTGATTACAATATTATTACTAGCAATTACTCTTTCTACACCAATGAATATTCTAAGCCAGTTAATTATTGCCTTTAAGAGAAATTTAAGACCGTTCATCTTCTTGTCAATAATTACTGGACTAACAGTAGTTATCACGTCCTTTATTCTAATTCCTAGATTAGGGATTTTAGGAGGGGCCATTTCTCAATTGTTATCCTCAATGATTAGTTCTTCGTTCATCCTATGGTATTCTTTATACACTCAAGTATTTACGTTAGGGAAAAAGGAATTGGTCGTGTTATCGATAATTCCATTGGTTTTCATTTACGAGGTTTTTCTTGATCCCCTCCCTTATCCCCTATTGTTCGACTCGGTCCTGTTGTTATTTTTAATTCTCACTTTTAAGAAAATAAAATTATTTGAGAATGACGAAAAAGAAATAATGTTTTCTTTTTTAAATAATAAATTAAGCTTTATAAAGGTTTTAATAAAACTGATGTTATAA
- a CDS encoding glycosyltransferase family 4 protein — protein MILHKKELYKKIIFGYHAKNDWNLTQKIYYSITNKFLKDFGYHHVLTKYYYDKLIRKGFKRAFVIPNFIDIEKFRPKEKKPEFTVVAPGAVSIEKGLDTLQVVADKLGDVNVYLTGKGLPKGIILPKNVKYLGYIDDNSKVELLSSCHVCLLPTKGETFSITLLECLATGNLVVTRDLPELREVSGNIPSVFFARNDQEFIDNILKVKEIYEKNRGRFDELSLMSAKRASNFEKNKVLNDFENKLVEIYNTSLNLD, from the coding sequence TTGATCCTGCATAAAAAGGAACTTTACAAAAAGATAATCTTTGGATATCATGCTAAAAATGATTGGAATTTAACCCAAAAGATATATTATTCTATAACTAATAAATTTTTGAAGGACTTTGGTTATCATCACGTTCTTACTAAGTACTATTACGATAAGCTTATACGTAAAGGTTTCAAGAGAGCGTTCGTTATACCAAATTTTATTGATATAGAAAAATTTAGACCTAAGGAAAAGAAACCAGAATTTACTGTAGTTGCACCTGGAGCTGTAAGTATAGAAAAGGGTCTTGATACTTTACAAGTAGTTGCCGATAAATTGGGTGATGTTAATGTATATTTAACTGGAAAAGGCCTACCTAAAGGTATTATTTTGCCTAAAAATGTGAAATATTTAGGTTATATAGATGATAATAGTAAGGTAGAACTTCTCTCCTCCTGTCACGTATGCTTATTACCAACTAAAGGAGAAACGTTTTCTATTACGTTATTAGAGTGTTTAGCTACTGGAAATTTGGTAGTAACACGAGATTTGCCAGAACTGAGAGAAGTTTCTGGTAACATTCCTAGCGTATTTTTTGCAAGAAACGATCAAGAGTTTATAGATAATATTTTAAAAGTTAAAGAAATTTATGAGAAAAATAGGGGAAGATTTGATGAACTTTCTTTAATGTCAGCTAAAAGAGCCTCTAACTTCGAAAAGAATAAGGTGCTTAACGATTTCGAGAATAAACTAGTGGAAATTTATAATACATCATTAAATTTAGACTAA